The Candidatus Eisenbacteria bacterium genomic sequence GGGGCTATCCCCTGTCGCCCCGCTTCCGAGAGATCCTGGGGAGGCTCGGATGAGCGAGGGCGAGTTCGAAGTGATCGAGCTGAGCGTGGAGGAGTTGAGGGCGCTTCTGGCGCGTGTGAAACCATCGGTGGCGCCGGAGGACTACAAGACGCTGGAGTACCTCGCGGATACGCACATCCACCTGACGCATCTCCTCGCCGAGAAGGACGCGACCATCCAGAAACTCCGCAAGCTCTTCATCTCCCCCTTCCAGAGCGAGAAGCTCTGCGACGTCTTCCCGGAGACCGAGAATGCCCCCGCCGCGGAGAACATCTCCGAGCCAGAGAAAGGCCCGGAACCGCCCGAGGCCGAGGCGAAGCCCCATGAATCCGAGCCCTCGGGCCATGCGGCCCCCGCGGAGGACCTACCTCCTTTGGGCGAGGACGAGAAGATCCCCGAGCCGGAGAAAGGGCCAGAACCGCCCGCGGCGGAGGGGAAGCCCGAAGCAGCCGAGCCCTCCGGGGATGGGGCGCCCTCCGAGGCACCCCCTCCCGCGGGCGATGGCGAGGGGAAGAAGGACGAAGGCGCACCGGATGAAGGCCCCAAGAAGGGGCACGGTCGGAACGGCGCCGACAAGTACGAAGGCGCCGAGACGATCTTGGTTCAGCACGAGAGCCTGAAGCCCGGCGATCCGTGCCCCGTGCCGAGGTGCAAGGGCAAGCTCTACGAGTACGTGCCCCC encodes the following:
- a CDS encoding transposase, coding for MSEGEFEVIELSVEELRALLARVKPSVAPEDYKTLEYLADTHIHLTHLLAEKDATIQKLRKLFISPFQSEKLCDVFPETENAPAAENISEPEKGPEPPEAEAKPHESEPSGHAAPAEDLPPLGEDEKIPEPEKGPEPPAAEGKPEAAEPSGDGAPSEAPPPAGDGEGKKDEGAPDEGPKKGHGRNGADKYEGAETILVQHESLKPGDPCPVPRCKGKLYEYVPPAVLIRIVGRSPVGATVSKLQRLRCGDCNTVFTAKPPEGLGTEKYDATAASIIAVLRYGTGVPFYRLERLQKNFRIPLPDATQWDIVESAVNPMVPVYKALLYEAAQGEVVYNDDTRGKVLDLMKEMEKAKKKNEGKADDG